The following are encoded together in the Nitrospiria bacterium genome:
- a CDS encoding AI-2E family transporter: MVQILKKWFDKYFSDPQAVVLFLALVLGFAIVIYMGGMLLPVLASLVIAYLLDDVVGFLEKKGVPRLRGVILVFLVFIALMVFVLFALIPMLSSQVTELMQQLPKMMNKGREALLKLPEHYPFISDQQVTNLIETILSELSSVGHKVVSASLSSLVSLITLVVYLVLFPLLVFFFLKDKHLIIQWAKGFIPKEHNLIAQVWKAVDPQIGNYVQGKFWEMLLVGLVSGVVFAILGLGYSILLGALVGISVIVPYIGATVVTIPVVLIGFFQWGWSVPFAYLVIAYAIIQALDASVLVPLLFSEAVNLHPIAIIVAILFFGGIWGFWGVFFAIPLATLVQAIIHAWPRPEPEADSIPS; encoded by the coding sequence TTGGTTCAAATCCTAAAAAAATGGTTTGACAAATATTTCTCCGATCCTCAGGCCGTTGTTCTATTTCTTGCCCTGGTTTTGGGCTTTGCCATTGTCATTTACATGGGGGGAATGCTTCTTCCGGTCCTGGCCAGCCTGGTGATCGCGTATTTATTAGATGATGTGGTGGGGTTTTTGGAAAAAAAAGGAGTCCCCCGTCTGCGTGGGGTTATCTTAGTCTTCCTGGTTTTTATTGCCCTAATGGTATTTGTTTTATTTGCCTTAATTCCCATGCTGTCCTCCCAGGTCACCGAATTAATGCAACAACTACCGAAAATGATGAATAAAGGCCGGGAAGCCTTATTAAAACTTCCCGAACACTATCCCTTTATTTCTGACCAACAAGTCACAAACCTGATTGAGACCATTTTATCGGAGTTAAGCTCCGTGGGGCATAAAGTTGTTTCCGCATCCCTTTCTTCTCTGGTCAGCCTAATTACATTGGTGGTCTACTTGGTTCTCTTTCCATTATTGGTGTTTTTCTTTCTAAAAGATAAACATTTGATCATTCAATGGGCAAAAGGCTTTATCCCCAAAGAACATAACCTCATAGCCCAGGTCTGGAAAGCGGTTGACCCTCAAATCGGAAACTATGTTCAAGGAAAATTCTGGGAAATGTTATTGGTGGGATTGGTCAGTGGAGTGGTATTTGCCATTTTGGGATTGGGTTATTCGATCCTACTCGGTGCCCTGGTGGGGATTTCGGTTATTGTCCCCTATATCGGTGCAACCGTTGTCACCATTCCTGTGGTTTTAATCGGGTTTTTCCAATGGGGATGGAGTGTCCCTTTTGCCTACCTGGTGATTGCCTATGCCATCATTCAAGCCCTGGACGCCAGTGTCCTGGTTCCACTTCTCTTCTCCGAGGCGGTAAACCTTCATCCCATTGCCATTATTGTGGCCATTTTGTTTTTCGGCGGAATTTGGGGTTTTTGGGGAGTTTTTTTCGCAATCCCTTTGGCCACCCTTGTTCAAGCCATTATTCATGCCTGGCCCAGGCCAGAACCCGAGGCCGACAGCATCCCTTCCTAA
- the amrB gene encoding AmmeMemoRadiSam system protein B, with amino-acid sequence MQKIHYPSVSGLFYPSDPHDLKRAIEGYLLPCRISRSLPKAIIVPHAGYIYSGPIAGSAYGLIQQGKGIIHRVVLMGTAHRLGFSGLAAPTCQTFMTPLGPVPIDLPSIQQISQFSQFQFLDEAHEQEHSLEVHLPFLQTVLDQFKIIPLVVGNCFPDEVADVLDALWGKEETLIVVSSDLSHYLDGESAKRMDAETSQAIEVLQLEKIETEQACGAYPVRGLLVAAKRHGMIAKALDVRNSGETAGPQDRVVGYGAFGFWEV; translated from the coding sequence ATGCAAAAAATTCATTATCCATCGGTTTCAGGTCTATTCTACCCCTCCGATCCTCATGATTTAAAGCGTGCGATTGAGGGTTACCTTCTCCCTTGTAGGATCTCCAGGTCTTTACCCAAAGCAATAATTGTTCCCCATGCGGGTTATATTTATTCTGGTCCCATTGCGGGCAGTGCCTATGGTTTGATCCAGCAAGGGAAGGGTATCATTCACCGTGTGGTCCTAATGGGAACCGCACACCGATTGGGGTTTTCCGGGTTGGCCGCTCCAACCTGTCAAACTTTTATGACCCCCTTGGGGCCTGTTCCCATTGATCTTCCCTCCATTCAACAAATTTCACAATTTTCACAGTTTCAATTTTTGGATGAAGCCCATGAACAGGAGCATAGCCTGGAGGTCCACCTTCCTTTTTTACAAACCGTGTTGGATCAATTTAAAATCATTCCCTTGGTGGTGGGTAATTGTTTTCCAGACGAGGTGGCCGATGTTTTGGATGCCCTGTGGGGAAAGGAGGAAACCCTGATTGTAGTGAGCTCTGACTTGAGTCATTATTTGGATGGAGAAAGCGCTAAAAGAATGGATGCGGAAACGTCCCAGGCCATTGAGGTGTTGCAATTGGAAAAAATTGAAACTGAACAGGCCTGTGGAGCGTATCCGGTGAGAGGTTTATTGGTTGCCGCAAAAAGGCATGGGATGATAGCGAAAGCCCTGGATGTGAGGAATTCCGGTGAGACCGCTGGTCCTCAGGACAGAGTTGTAGGATATGGGGCCTTTGGGTTTTGGGAAGTTTAA